TCCTCGGCGAGTCCCTCGCCGGGGGCGGGGACATCGCCCGGTACGCGGCTCTCCAGGCCGGACTGACCCACGTACCCGGACTGGCCCACAACCGGCACTGCGCCTCCGGGCTGGCCAGCGTGGCGACCGCCGCCGGGAGCGTACGGGCCGGAATGGACCGTGTGGTCGTCGCGGGCGGCACGCACTCGTCGTCCACGGCGCCGGTGGCCCGGTGGCGGATCCCGGGCACCGACGACTGGCAGGACCCCTGGATGGCGCCGACCCACGTACCGACGCCCGAGGCCCCCAACAACGACATGGGCGTCCTCGTCGGCTGGAACACCGCCCGGCTGGCCGGCCTCACCCGCGAGGAGATGGACGCGTGGGCGCTGCGCTCGCACGAGCGGGCCGTACGGGCCATCGACGCGGGCCGCTTCACCGATGAGATCGTGCCGGTGAAGGTCACGGGCAGGGACGGGGCGACCTCGCTCTTCCACACCGACGAGCATCCCCGGCGCGACACCACCGGCGAGAAGCTGGCCGCGCTGAAGGTGCTGCACCCCGAGATCGAGGGTTTCTCCATCACGGCGGGCAACTCCAGCGGGGTCAACGACGGCGCGGCGGCGGTCGTGGTCGCCGGTTCGGACGTCGCCGACGCGCACGGACTGACGCCGTTGGCGACCGTACGGGCCTGGGCCAGCGTCGGCGTCGACCCGGTCGAGACGGGGCTGGCGCCGATCGCCGCGATCCGCAAGGCGCTCGGCCGGGCCGGGCTCGGCGTCGAGGACGTCGACCTCTTCGAGGTCAACGAGGCCTTCGCGGCGGTTGCCGTGGCCACGACCCGTGAACTGGGTCTCGATCCGGAGCGGGTCAACCCGTTCGGCAGCGGATGCAGTCTCGGCCATCCGATCGCGACCACCGGCACCCGCATGGTGGTGACCCTGGCGCACGAACTGCGCCGCAGGGGCGGCGGGACGGCGGTCGCGGCGATGTGCGCGGGCGGTGGCATGGGTTCGGCGATGGTGCTGACGGTGTGAGGGCGCTTCCCCGGGCGCGGGCCTGCTGCATTCGGGTGCGCGCCGGCGCCCCGACAGGGGCGCGGGGAACTGCGCGACCAGCCCCCCGCCCACCCGCGGATCCACGCCCGCCCTTCCAGCGGAGCGCTACCGTGCGGCCCAGCTGACCGTCTTGGTCTGCAGATACTCGTCGAGCCCGAACTCGCCCCACTCCCGGCCGAGTCCGCTCTGCTTGTATCCGCCGAAGGCGGCCCGCGAGTTGACTCCGGCGCTGCCGCCGTTGATCGTCACGGCGCCGGTCCGGATGCGCGCCGCGATCTCGTGGGCGGCCACGGTGTCGGCGCTCCAGACGGCCCCGGCGAGGCCGTACGGGCTGTCGTTCGCGATCCGTACCGCCTCCTCGTCGGTGGCGAACGGGATGACGACGCCGACCGGTCCGAAGAACTCCGTACGCGCGATGGTCATGGAGTTGTCGACACCGCTGAACAGGGTGGGCTCCATGAAGTAGCCCCGGTCCAGGCCCGCCGGGCGTTTGCCGCCGTGGACGATCCGGGCCCCTTCCTCCTCGCCGACGCGGATCAGCTTCTCGACCTTGTCCCGCTGGGCCTCGCTGATCAGCGGGCCCATGGTGGTGGCCGGGTCCGCCGGATCGCCGACCCGGACCGCGGCGAGCCCCTCGCTCAGCCGGGCGACCAGTTCGTCGTGGACGGACTCGTGGACGAGCGTTCGGGTCAGCAGTGAGCAGCCCTGTCCGGCGTGCGTGGTGATGCCCGCCAGCGCGGACCGTACGGCGCCGTCGAGGTCGGCGTCGGCGCGGACGACACTGGCCGACTTGCCGCCGAGTTCCAGGACGACCTTCTTCAGGGAGGCCGCCGCCTGGGCGTAGACCGTGCGCCCGACGGTGTCCGACCCGGTGAAGCTGACCAGGTCCACCATGGGGTGGGTGGTCAGCTCGCGGCCGGCCTCGATGTCGCCGGTCACGATGTTCAGCACGCCCGGCGGCAGCCCGGCGGCGTCGGCGAAGTCGCCGATCAGGAGGGACTCCAGAGGAGTCGCGGGCGCCGGTTTGAGTACGGCGGTGCAGCCCGCCGCGAGGGCCGGGATCACCTTCATCATGCTGAGGAAGAAGGGGAAGTTGTAGGCGGAGATCAGGGCGCACACGCCGAACGCCTCGCGGCGCAGCACCCCCTGGGAGATTCCGATGCCCGGCGCGACGGTGGGCTGCATCGGGCGGTCCCAGGCGAACGCCGGCATGACCCGCTCCGCCATGTCGCGCAGGTGCGCCACCGGGACGCGGGTCTGCAGGCTCTCCGCGAGCGGACGGACCGATCCCGCCTCGGCGATGTTGACGGCGACGAGGTCGGGGAGTCTGCGCTCCATCTCCTCGGCCATGCGCAACAGGACCGCGGCCCGCTCGGCGGGCTTCAGCCGGGGCCACGGGCCCTCGTCGAAAGCCCGACGCGCTGCCTCGACGGCACGTCGCACATCGGAGAGCGAGGCCTGGGGAACCTCGGCGATCAATTCTTCCGTCGCCGGATTGCGTACGAGGAGGGACGCGTCCGAATCACCGTCCGTACGACGCCCGTCAATGTAGAGCTGGGAAGAGAACGAGTAAGCCGTCGTCATGCAGTTGAGTGTACTTAATTGCAGCCCTGAGGGAAGGGGGCGTGTTGATCGGCCCCGCGTCAGGCGTCTGTCAGGATTCTTGAACGCTTCGGGCCGTCAATCCGTATGCTGAATCATTGACTAGACCGATCGGTACAGGTAACTTCGGCCTCATCCGCGGGGTGGATTCTGCGCGAACGACGATGTTCGAAAGAGGTACCGCCTGTGTTCAAGGAATTTGTCGTCTCCGGCGATTCGCACATCATCGAGCCGGTTGATCTCTTCAAGACCCGGCTCCCCAAAAACCTGCGTGAACGGGCGCTCTGGGAAGAGGAGTTCACACTCGACGAGCCGATCGTGCCGGGCGGGCACACGGAGTTCAAGAAACTGCACACCATCGGGTTCGACGGCTGGACCATCTCCAAATACCGTCAGACCGGTGGGGAGACACCGGACGGCGATCCCGAGCACATCCTCCGGGACATGAACATCGACGGCGTCGACGCCTCGGTGATGTTCCCGAACCTCTCGCTGTTCGTCCTGTTCACCGACGACCACGAACTGTCCATGGCGCACGCCCGCGTCTGGAACGACTACCTGGTCGAGCGGTACCTGCCGTACAAGGACCGGCTGCGCCCGACGGCGGCGATCCCCCTCACGAACGTGCCCGAGGCCGTCGAGGAGATCGAGCGGATCGCACGGCTGGGCCTCGGGGCGATACTCGTGCCGGAGATCCCGCCGATGCCCTTCTACTCGCGGGAGTACGACCCGGTCTGGGCCGCCGCGCAGGCGCACGGACTGCCGGTCTTCATCCACGTGGCGACCGGCGGGGTGAAGGTCAAGGAGGAGGTGTCCGAGACGGCGGTGACCGTCCGGGGCCTGATGAACGCCATGAACATGGGCAAGGGCAACCTGACCGACGACATGGTGGCGGGCCGCACCATGGGCTTCGCGGTCGGGTCGGCCGTCGCCGGTCCGCAGGGCATCATCGCCAGCCTCGTCGGCGGCGGAGTGTGCGAGCGCTTCCCCGACCTGCACTTCAACCTGATCGAGTACACGGCCGGCTGGCTGGTCTCCTTCATGGGCTACATGGACAAGGCGTGGAAGACCGGCACCGGCCAGGACCCCGACTGGTGGCTCGGTTTCTGGGACGACAACCGTCCCCCGACCGAGCAGCCCTCCATGGGGCGGCTGTTCGCCATCAACGACAAGTGGCCCTACCCGCTCAAGCCCACCGAGTACGTCCGGCGCCAGATCCACGTGCAGTTCGCGGACGACCCGACGGCCGTCAAGGCCCGGCACATCACCGGCCTCTCCACGGTCATGTGGGGCAACGACTACCCGCACGCCGAGGGCACCTTCCGCGACAGCGCCGAGTGCATCGCGGAGAACTTCGAAGGGGTCCCGGACGAGGACCGCGCGGCCATCCTCGGCGGCACACTGGCCGACATCGTGCACTTCGACAAGAGCAGGAAGCTCGCGCCGCTTCCGCAGGACGCCTGAGCCTCCCCCGAACCCCGTCCGAACCGCGCCTGATCCGCGGCTGACGGACGGTCGCGCCATGGACCGGCCCCCGGAGCGTCCGCGCTCCGGGGGCCGGTCCATGGCGCGCGTACGTCAGGGGCCTGCCGGTGCGTCCGGCGTGTCCCGCGTCTCCTGCGTGTCCGGCACCGCGCCGATCAGGGCGAGGGCCGCCCGGGCGTACGCCGCCCGCCGCCGTCCGCTCACCATGAAGCTCGGGGGCGCGAAGTAGCCGACGTCGCGGGGGAGCGAGCCGGCGCGGCGGGCGAGGGCGTCCTTCGCCTCGGCGGTCGTCCCGCAGACGGCTATCCCGGTGACCATCTCGTCGGTGACCGCCCGCGCCATGGCGTCGGTGTCGCCCGCCCGGAACGCGGCGCGGAGCCGGGCGACCGGTTCCTCCCAGCCGTGGTGGGCCACATAGGGGTCGTACGTCTTCACCGTGAGGTAGAAGGCGATCATCCGGCGGGCGTCCGCGACGGCGCGCTCGGGCGCGGAGTCGTCGACCGCCGTGATGATCCAGCCGTGTTCGAGGGAGTGCGTGCCCGGGTCGCCGTCGCCCGCGCCGCGTGCCACCGAGGGCCGTACGACGTCGTTCCACCACGAGGAGGTGAACAGGCCGTGCCCGACCACCCCGTCGGCGACCCGGCCGGCGGTCGCGGCCATACCGGTGTTGAACGCGGCGAGCAGGACCGGGATGTCCAGCCGGCCGAGCACCGGCGCCCGCACATCGGCGTCGAGGGAGTAGAACTCCCCGGAGTAGCGCACCTTCTCGCCGTTCTCCGCGTGCAGCCAGGCCCGCACCGCGCCGACGGTCTCGGCGATGCGGGCCACGGGGCGTTCGCCGGGTACGCCCAGCCAGTCCCGGTTGATCCGGAACGCGGCGCTGCCCAGGCCGAGGAACACCCGGCCCGGCGCCTGGGCGTGCAGCTGTCGCATGGCGGTGGCGTGGGCGTAGGGGGTGCGGGCGAACGCGTAGGCGATGGCGGGGCCCGCCAGGGCGTGTTCGGTGTTCGCCACGATGTCGGCCACCGTGAGGTAGGAGTCGTGGTCGACGAACTCCCCGGCGCAGAAGGCGCCGACCCCGGCCTGCTCGGCCTCCCGTGCGACGTCCCGGCCCGGCCAGGGCATGCCGAACAACATGGAAGCCTCCCCTTCGGAACTTCTATAAAGTGCACTCTTTTCATGCAGGCTAGGGGAGTGTCAGCGCAGTGTCCACTGCCTCCGGGGCACTTCGGCGCGGTCGATCGCGGCCTTGCCGATGGGATTGCCGAGCTGCGTGTACGAAAGTCCGGTGCGCAGCGCCTGGGTGCGCGTCGAGTCGAGCGACTCCCAGATCGCCCGGACGGTGCCCTGGATGGCGGCGGGCGGTTTGGCGGCGATGACGCGGGCGATGCCGTCGGCGCGGTCCCACAGTTCCGCACGCGGGAGCACCTCGCTGACCAGGCCGATCTGAAGGGCGCGCGTGGCCGACACGCGCTCGT
The DNA window shown above is from Streptomyces sp. NBC_01451 and carries:
- a CDS encoding thiolase family protein, which translates into the protein MVDAVLLSACRTAIGTARRGTLRDTSAFELATVVVREAVHRSGLPPELIDDVVLGESLAGGGDIARYAALQAGLTHVPGLAHNRHCASGLASVATAAGSVRAGMDRVVVAGGTHSSSTAPVARWRIPGTDDWQDPWMAPTHVPTPEAPNNDMGVLVGWNTARLAGLTREEMDAWALRSHERAVRAIDAGRFTDEIVPVKVTGRDGATSLFHTDEHPRRDTTGEKLAALKVLHPEIEGFSITAGNSSGVNDGAAAVVVAGSDVADAHGLTPLATVRAWASVGVDPVETGLAPIAAIRKALGRAGLGVEDVDLFEVNEAFAAVAVATTRELGLDPERVNPFGSGCSLGHPIATTGTRMVVTLAHELRRRGGGTAVAAMCAGGGMGSAMVLTV
- a CDS encoding aldehyde dehydrogenase family protein, producing the protein MTTAYSFSSQLYIDGRRTDGDSDASLLVRNPATEELIAEVPQASLSDVRRAVEAARRAFDEGPWPRLKPAERAAVLLRMAEEMERRLPDLVAVNIAEAGSVRPLAESLQTRVPVAHLRDMAERVMPAFAWDRPMQPTVAPGIGISQGVLRREAFGVCALISAYNFPFFLSMMKVIPALAAGCTAVLKPAPATPLESLLIGDFADAAGLPPGVLNIVTGDIEAGRELTTHPMVDLVSFTGSDTVGRTVYAQAAASLKKVVLELGGKSASVVRADADLDGAVRSALAGITTHAGQGCSLLTRTLVHESVHDELVARLSEGLAAVRVGDPADPATTMGPLISEAQRDKVEKLIRVGEEEGARIVHGGKRPAGLDRGYFMEPTLFSGVDNSMTIARTEFFGPVGVVIPFATDEEAVRIANDSPYGLAGAVWSADTVAAHEIAARIRTGAVTINGGSAGVNSRAAFGGYKQSGLGREWGEFGLDEYLQTKTVSWAAR
- a CDS encoding amidohydrolase family protein, producing the protein MFKEFVVSGDSHIIEPVDLFKTRLPKNLRERALWEEEFTLDEPIVPGGHTEFKKLHTIGFDGWTISKYRQTGGETPDGDPEHILRDMNIDGVDASVMFPNLSLFVLFTDDHELSMAHARVWNDYLVERYLPYKDRLRPTAAIPLTNVPEAVEEIERIARLGLGAILVPEIPPMPFYSREYDPVWAAAQAHGLPVFIHVATGGVKVKEEVSETAVTVRGLMNAMNMGKGNLTDDMVAGRTMGFAVGSAVAGPQGIIASLVGGGVCERFPDLHFNLIEYTAGWLVSFMGYMDKAWKTGTGQDPDWWLGFWDDNRPPTEQPSMGRLFAINDKWPYPLKPTEYVRRQIHVQFADDPTAVKARHITGLSTVMWGNDYPHAEGTFRDSAECIAENFEGVPDEDRAAILGGTLADIVHFDKSRKLAPLPQDA
- a CDS encoding LLM class flavin-dependent oxidoreductase, whose translation is MLFGMPWPGRDVAREAEQAGVGAFCAGEFVDHDSYLTVADIVANTEHALAGPAIAYAFARTPYAHATAMRQLHAQAPGRVFLGLGSAAFRINRDWLGVPGERPVARIAETVGAVRAWLHAENGEKVRYSGEFYSLDADVRAPVLGRLDIPVLLAAFNTGMAATAGRVADGVVGHGLFTSSWWNDVVRPSVARGAGDGDPGTHSLEHGWIITAVDDSAPERAVADARRMIAFYLTVKTYDPYVAHHGWEEPVARLRAAFRAGDTDAMARAVTDEMVTGIAVCGTTAEAKDALARRAGSLPRDVGYFAPPSFMVSGRRRAAYARAALALIGAVPDTQETRDTPDAPAGP